The segment CATTGGCTTCTTCTTTTGTTTGCGGTGGTTTAACAATTCCTTTATCACCAGGTTGCCAATTTGCAGGAGTTGAAACTCCATGCTCATCCGTTGTCCGCAATGCTTTCACAAGTCGGACAATTTCTTCCATGTTTCGCCCTGTTGATAATGGATAATAAATTAAGGCACGAATCGTTTGATTATCATCAATGACAAATACCGCTCGTGACGTTTCTGTGCCATCGGATTCGGGCATAATCATCCCATATTTCCTAGCAACTTTCTGATTCAAATCAGCAATAATCGGAAATTCAATGGTTGTATTAAAGTTTTCTTCAATATTTCTCGCCCAAGCAATGTGCGAACTCACACTATCAATACTTAAGCCAATTAATTCTGTATTCATCTCACGTAGTTGGTCATAGACTTCTTGAAAAGCTACAAACTCAGAGGTACATACGGGTGTGAAATCAGCTGGATGCGAAAACAATACAACCCATTTTCCCTTATAATCTATTAAAGAAATGTCACCATGGGTCGTTTTTGCAGTAAAGTCAGGTGCTTTTTCACCAATTCTTGGCAAATTGTATGCCTGTGTCGCTTGGTCCATTTGCTCCATCGTAAATCCCTCTCTACTTTTATTCTTACATAATGCCTATACCTCTAGCCTACTAGAATTAAACTGTATATAGCATAAAAATAGAAATTGTCATCAATTATTAACAATTGAAACAAGCAAACATATGTTGAAAAGCAATTATAACATTCACATGTATCCTTTTTAGAAACCTTTACTTCTCGTCATTTTTTTACGACCAAAGCCATATTTTGCTTACACAATAACCCTTTCATTTTACAGTCTATAGTGTAAAGAAGAACAGAGATTAGCAATGCTCTTTTCCAGAAAGAAATCTATTAACGCATTTGTACCCGATGTAAATGCGCAAAAATACCATCACGCTCCAACAATTGCTCATGACTCCCCTCTTCTTCTATCCCTTCCTTCGTAACAACCATAATTCGGTCTGCATTTTTTATCGTAGCTAATCGGTGCGCAATTACGAGTGTTGTACGATCTTTGGCCAGCTCTGTTAACGCCTTTTGAATAATCATCTCTGTTTCCGTGTCTAGTGCAGACGTAGCTTCATCTAAAATTAAAATAGGTGGGTTTTTTAAAAACATCCTTGCGATTGCAATGCGCTGTTTTTGCCCGCCTGATAGCTTCAATCCCCTTTCACCAACTTGCGTTTCAAACCCTTGTGGCAACTCTTGAATAAACTCTTCCATATGGGCACGACGTGCAGCTAATTCAATTTCCTCATTTGACGCATCAAGCTTTCCATAAGCAATATTTTCTCGTAGTGTCCCTGTGAATAAAAAGACGTCCTGCTGTACAATTCCAATCTGCTGACGCAAACTCTCCTTCGTCATATCACGTATATCCATACCGTCAATCATAATTTTTCCCGCATTCACATCATAAAACCTTGGAATTAAAGAACAGATCGTTGTTTTCCCTGCTCCAGACGGACCAACGAAAGCCACTGTCTCGCCTGCTTGAATGTGAAAACTCAAATCATTTAAAACCGGTTTTTGCGTTTTTTCATATGTAAAAGTAACATGATGAAAGGAAATATTCCCATGTAAATAAGCTACAGATTGTGCATCGTATTTATTTTGCACATCTGGATCCATATCCAACAGCTCTATAAAACGTTTAAAGCCTGCCATCCCTTTTGGATACAATTCCAATAATGCGGTAATTTTTTGAATAGGCGTAAAGAGTACATTGACGAATAAAACAAAGCTAACGAGTTCACCAATCAACAATTCATTCTGAAAGGTTAGCCAAGCGCCAACGACTAACACCAAAAGTGTAATGAGACGCATGAGCATGTATATATTAGAATGTACAATTGCCATAACTTGATATGCTTTTACCTTTGCTTTGCGGAAGCTATGATTATCTTTCGTAAATCGCTCCATTTCATGTGCTTCATTCGTAAATGATTGAACAACACGAGCACCTGAAACTGCGTCCTCTACGCGTGCGTTGACACCTGCAATATCTTCGTACATCTTTGTCCATGCTTTATTCATTTGGATATTGCTAAATGCAATGAGAAAAATCAATATTGGTACTGCAAATAAAATAATGAAAGCAAGTTTTACATTAATGGTAAACATGATGATAAACGCACCGATAAAGGTCATGAACGAAATAAAGAAATCTTCCGGACCGTGATGTGCCAGTTCTCCAATATCAAATAGATCGTTTGTGATGCGACTCATAATATGGCCGGTTTTCGTATTATCAAAAAAGCGAAATGATTGCCGTTGAACATGATGAAACAATTCCTGACGCATATCCGTTTCTATATTAATTCCTAGCTTATGCCCATAGTAAGTAACTACATATTGCAATACAGTACTCAGCAAGTAGACGAGTAGAAGTAGCACACTAACTACGATAATGACATCCCAATCATTACCTGGTAGTAAGTCATCAATGAAATACTGCACAGCAACAGGAAATGCTAACTCTAATAACGCTACAATAACTGCAGAGGTGAAATCTACTGCAAATAAACGTTTATGTGGCTTGTAATAGGAGAAAAATCGTCGTAACATATCCTTTTTGCCCATCCCTTTCTTTATATTAGAAAAACTGTGCTTATTGGTCTTTATGGCGTAAGCTATCGTTTTTCTTATACTATAATTTTGTGCTTTCCTAATAAGTATAAAGGAATTATACGTTGAAGCATAATGCTTGGCAAGTTTGTCCTTCTTCTTGCATATAATGAATTGATCTACATGTAAGCGTCTCTACCTTTAATAAGAAGGGGGGAATATCGATGGAAAAGCAGTTAAGCCAACCGCTATTTACGTGGATATGCTATTGCCTAGCGTTTGTTTTTTTAACATCGGGGATGATGAAACTCGTAGTTAGCGATTTTAAAGTACGTTTTGCCGAATTAGGGCTTCCTTTTCCGGAGTTAGCCTTGTTTATCGTTGCCATTGTAGAAGTTGCTTGCGGAATGTTGATCGCTAGAAGGTTCTATCTCCACTTAGCCGTACCACCACTAATTTTAATTATGCTTGTCGCTTTATATTTAACCAAACTACCCACTTTACTCCATCAAGGGGTACTCCCCTTTCTATTCGAAGCAAGATTAGATATTGTTATGTTCGTTTTATTACTGGTTATTTGGAATAAGAAAAAATTGTAATGCTATTTCTCCTCAACTGTTGATAACTAGTGTATAATTGGGGCATACGCTGTTGAAAAGCTGTGTTCATCCACAAAATTATCCACATATGCACAAATGTTCGCAGCTATTTTGTTTTGTTGTTTTTTTCACATACTATATATTGATTTTCTTCTTAAAAGTTATTCACAAATTGTGCATAATAACGACATGCCTGTGGATAAGTTTAACTATTCCTTGGTCTTGATCGTTGAATGATGAAGGAACTTGAAAAACTTCTCTGGACCTGAGAAGAAATAAAATCTAACTAGTAAAATTGCTATTATAACTATTTTTAAATAAGCTGCTGAACATCGTCATCCCTGTTCATCTGCCTTTTTACGGATAACTATATTAGAAAAGCTTAGTTATACGATATACCGTAAATTGTTCTTCGATATAAAAATGCTAAGACTCTCCCCTTTATACTTTCTTATCGTGTAAAAAAAGAGCA is part of the Virgibacillus dokdonensis genome and harbors:
- a CDS encoding peroxiredoxin, with protein sequence MEQMDQATQAYNLPRIGEKAPDFTAKTTHGDISLIDYKGKWVVLFSHPADFTPVCTSEFVAFQEVYDQLREMNTELIGLSIDSVSSHIAWARNIEENFNTTIEFPIIADLNQKVARKYGMIMPESDGTETSRAVFVIDDNQTIRALIYYPLSTGRNMEEIVRLVKALRTTDEHGVSTPANWQPGDKGIVKPPQTKEEANERMNNQEYDCVDWYYCKKEIN
- a CDS encoding ABC transporter ATP-binding protein; translated protein: MLRRFFSYYKPHKRLFAVDFTSAVIVALLELAFPVAVQYFIDDLLPGNDWDVIIVVSVLLLLVYLLSTVLQYVVTYYGHKLGINIETDMRQELFHHVQRQSFRFFDNTKTGHIMSRITNDLFDIGELAHHGPEDFFISFMTFIGAFIIMFTINVKLAFIILFAVPILIFLIAFSNIQMNKAWTKMYEDIAGVNARVEDAVSGARVVQSFTNEAHEMERFTKDNHSFRKAKVKAYQVMAIVHSNIYMLMRLITLLVLVVGAWLTFQNELLIGELVSFVLFVNVLFTPIQKITALLELYPKGMAGFKRFIELLDMDPDVQNKYDAQSVAYLHGNISFHHVTFTYEKTQKPVLNDLSFHIQAGETVAFVGPSGAGKTTICSLIPRFYDVNAGKIMIDGMDIRDMTKESLRQQIGIVQQDVFLFTGTLRENIAYGKLDASNEEIELAARRAHMEEFIQELPQGFETQVGERGLKLSGGQKQRIAIARMFLKNPPILILDEATSALDTETEMIIQKALTELAKDRTTLVIAHRLATIKNADRIMVVTKEGIEEEGSHEQLLERDGIFAHLHRVQMR
- a CDS encoding DoxX family protein; its protein translation is MEKQLSQPLFTWICYCLAFVFLTSGMMKLVVSDFKVRFAELGLPFPELALFIVAIVEVACGMLIARRFYLHLAVPPLILIMLVALYLTKLPTLLHQGVLPFLFEARLDIVMFVLLLVIWNKKKL